Proteins encoded in a region of the Haloarcula sp. CBA1129 genome:
- a CDS encoding class I SAM-dependent DNA methyltransferase, whose translation MIRERSPEIDLHSVSEELESVSEVLSATLDRGGLVVELEDQSLRVIPTDRFHSAEGEPEDTDNVLYATKNGFIELSEEGFFQYELSDSTDHSILLTQIVTGEGSSREIDSFEMMDLLADAGYLPPYTPEPLRELMAGWAVSEKDYSVLDIAAGTGSLMQKAAEYTEGSKLVGIEIEPLYADLARNRLKENENAEIVTQDFFEWQLPGTSSGDEEAEKFDAVIGDPPMGRLFHVSPERRERIQKWAPGRGKIASAAFVTKAVSHLKEGGRGAFLLPKSALKQGLLEELTESCGIHRVIELPVGPIGSARSTELVLLTVIKEDRPRDVRETGIGKFNQTELPENARGLFEQPLDKILQNRYNPYNVELVKASHEDLEGRNVVRILSNPPIYDIITSDGFTRFGDLSGVEAGSGLSTGNNDFFYFSEEEREDSGIDDKFFRPVIKNPSSEIRAITSDDIDLYLLDLQSYTDELESEGVEITEANVVEELREDGHNELAEYIENEPRRYNQEGPVFEVDYRGVFRNPDLVIPKIFDNPRCYRVEVEDALFDTAMIGLQAETDEIRDSLARLLNTPLYKEFFQTYADPIDLDWYRLNFGSLRDIPVIKGALSQALFNRMEPFFPPEDDGDLVSLNQLLIESCESDSEKESIRRYLASRDDFAWSWFMTPSEFEEFQQLLESDEEAAREFIVERFEEELLDKARNTFENIGFFEDRSELLNDLLMEFEQGHYRGFLAGIVLQFEGVLGDLVEETGGEIIEKDHETKFKMPGRGRTQTKNLGSLISQFFDGVFSTFLDETVRQRRNKIAHGDIIENSRELSIYFFISFYALCNASLNEYVRLAEEDQIGVSV comes from the coding sequence ATGATTCGTGAGCGGTCTCCGGAAATAGATCTTCATTCAGTTTCTGAGGAATTGGAGTCGGTCTCTGAGGTACTATCTGCGACGCTTGATAGAGGCGGTTTAGTCGTCGAGCTGGAGGACCAGTCTCTCCGGGTGATCCCTACAGATCGTTTCCATTCGGCGGAGGGAGAGCCGGAAGACACGGACAATGTGCTGTATGCAACTAAAAACGGCTTTATCGAGCTCAGTGAGGAGGGATTCTTTCAGTACGAACTATCGGACTCCACGGACCACAGCATACTGCTAACCCAGATCGTTACTGGAGAAGGAAGCTCTAGAGAGATAGATTCGTTTGAGATGATGGATTTGCTTGCTGATGCAGGCTATTTGCCGCCTTACACTCCGGAGCCTCTGAGAGAACTGATGGCGGGTTGGGCCGTTTCAGAGAAGGACTATTCGGTGCTCGATATAGCTGCGGGAACAGGATCTCTAATGCAAAAAGCCGCTGAATACACAGAAGGCTCGAAATTGGTAGGCATCGAAATCGAACCACTGTACGCTGATTTAGCCCGTAACAGGCTAAAAGAGAATGAGAACGCCGAAATAGTTACTCAAGACTTCTTTGAATGGCAACTACCTGGGACATCTTCAGGTGACGAGGAGGCGGAGAAGTTTGATGCGGTCATTGGCGACCCGCCCATGGGAAGGCTGTTCCACGTCAGCCCAGAAAGACGTGAAAGGATCCAAAAATGGGCTCCTGGCAGAGGAAAGATCGCTTCAGCAGCCTTTGTCACTAAAGCTGTTTCACACCTGAAAGAGGGTGGTAGAGGGGCGTTCTTGCTTCCGAAAAGTGCATTGAAGCAGGGCTTATTAGAGGAGTTGACTGAAAGCTGCGGGATCCACCGGGTAATTGAACTGCCTGTTGGTCCGATAGGCAGTGCTCGTTCCACGGAGTTGGTACTGCTCACGGTAATCAAGGAAGATAGACCACGAGATGTACGTGAGACAGGGATTGGGAAATTCAATCAGACGGAGTTACCTGAGAACGCTCGGGGATTGTTCGAGCAGCCGCTCGACAAGATACTCCAGAATCGCTACAACCCCTACAACGTGGAGTTGGTAAAGGCGTCCCACGAGGATTTGGAAGGTAGGAACGTGGTGCGGATCCTGTCGAACCCGCCTATCTATGATATCATCACTTCTGACGGCTTCACTCGTTTCGGCGATCTCTCAGGTGTCGAGGCAGGAAGCGGGCTCAGTACAGGTAACAACGACTTCTTCTATTTCAGCGAAGAGGAACGGGAGGACTCCGGTATCGATGACAAGTTCTTCCGACCGGTAATCAAGAACCCATCCAGCGAAATCAGGGCTATCACCTCTGATGACATTGATCTGTACCTTCTAGATCTCCAGTCCTACACGGACGAACTCGAATCAGAGGGAGTAGAGATTACTGAAGCTAATGTAGTAGAGGAATTGAGAGAGGATGGCCACAACGAATTGGCAGAGTATATCGAAAATGAACCAAGGCGCTACAACCAGGAGGGCCCGGTATTCGAAGTAGATTATCGGGGTGTGTTCAGGAATCCAGACCTGGTTATCCCTAAGATTTTCGATAACCCGCGTTGTTACAGGGTTGAGGTTGAGGATGCGTTGTTTGATACTGCTATGATCGGATTGCAGGCAGAGACCGATGAGATACGGGATTCTCTGGCTCGGCTATTGAATACGCCGTTGTATAAGGAATTCTTCCAGACGTATGCCGATCCGATAGACTTGGACTGGTACCGGCTCAATTTTGGATCTCTACGAGATATCCCCGTTATCAAGGGTGCCCTGAGCCAGGCCCTGTTCAACCGTATGGAGCCGTTCTTCCCTCCCGAGGATGACGGAGACCTGGTCAGTTTGAACCAGCTCTTGATAGAGAGCTGTGAGAGTGATAGTGAGAAGGAATCAATCCGCCGGTACCTTGCGTCCAGAGATGATTTCGCATGGTCCTGGTTTATGACTCCATCTGAGTTTGAAGAGTTTCAACAGTTACTGGAGTCAGATGAGGAAGCAGCCCGTGAGTTCATTGTTGAACGATTTGAGGAAGAGCTTCTCGACAAGGCTCGGAATACATTCGAGAATATCGGGTTCTTTGAGGATCGGAGTGAGTTGTTGAACGACTTATTGATGGAGTTTGAGCAGGGGCATTACAGAGGTTTTCTTGCTGGTATTGTTCTCCAATTTGAGGGGGTGCTGGGAGATTTAGTGGAAGAAACAGGCGGGGAGATTATCGAGAAGGATCATGAGACGAAATTCAAGATGCCGGGAAGAGGCCGGACCCAGACGAAGAATCTGGGTAGTCTGATATCGCAGTTCTTTGATGGCGTATTCAGCACTTTCTTAGATGAGACTGTAAGGCAGAGACGTAACAAGATCGCCCACGGCGACATTATAGAGAACAGCCGCGAGCTCTCGATCTACTTCTTCATATCATTCTATGCACTCTGCAACGCTTCTCTGAACGAATACGTGCGGCTAGCTGAGGAAGATCAAATCGGAGTATCCGTCTGA
- a CDS encoding RNA-guided endonuclease TnpB family protein yields the protein MEVRRTVPVKLDVTDEQADLLHETIDEFLWAANYVVDSAWDGEWAETRSSVLHEMTYDEVREQTRLHSNHVQSARNRAVDALKSVVAEWKNGEYASIPTFSSAFCEYNQRNATFHDDHAVLSTVDGRVTAEYVLPDKTRDTPHSKYLRSERWETTGATLHYRRGDFYLHVRTKADVDDPKPAENGTVLGVDLGIENIAVTSTGAFWSADELNHWRTEYVQRRKSLQECGSRWAHENVQAVGRKETGRFEQYLHCVANELVDEAAENGCTVIAFENLTDIRDRMPDARKFHEWAFRRLYDYVSYKGEGRGIQVKQVNPKNTSRRCSSCGFTHEDNRPSQDTFRCQSCGYENHADYNAAKNIGYRLLRNQTGGEGGAPVGVRLNTGMLNANGIKPVPDSVRAGVHGESPPL from the coding sequence ATGGAGGTCCGTCGAACTGTCCCGGTCAAACTCGACGTGACCGACGAGCAGGCGGACCTGCTCCACGAGACGATTGACGAGTTCCTGTGGGCGGCCAATTACGTCGTGGACTCCGCGTGGGACGGCGAGTGGGCTGAAACCCGTTCGTCCGTCCTGCATGAGATGACCTATGACGAGGTTCGCGAGCAGACGCGACTCCACAGCAACCACGTCCAATCGGCTCGTAACCGTGCGGTTGACGCGCTCAAGAGCGTCGTCGCCGAGTGGAAGAACGGTGAGTACGCTTCGATTCCGACGTTCTCCTCGGCGTTCTGCGAATACAACCAGCGCAACGCCACGTTCCATGACGACCACGCCGTGTTGTCTACCGTCGATGGGCGTGTCACCGCCGAGTACGTCTTGCCCGACAAGACCCGTGACACGCCCCACTCGAAGTACCTGCGTTCTGAACGATGGGAGACGACAGGCGCGACACTCCACTATCGCCGTGGTGACTTCTACCTCCACGTTCGAACAAAGGCGGACGTGGACGATCCCAAACCGGCCGAGAACGGAACGGTTCTCGGTGTGGACCTCGGGATCGAGAACATCGCCGTCACCTCGACTGGCGCGTTCTGGTCTGCCGACGAACTCAACCACTGGCGAACAGAGTACGTCCAGCGCCGCAAATCGCTCCAAGAGTGTGGGTCGCGGTGGGCCCACGAGAACGTCCAAGCGGTCGGGCGCAAGGAGACAGGGCGTTTCGAGCAGTATCTTCACTGTGTCGCGAACGAACTCGTAGACGAGGCAGCTGAAAATGGCTGCACGGTGATCGCCTTCGAGAACTTGACGGATATCCGCGATCGGATGCCCGATGCCCGTAAGTTCCACGAGTGGGCGTTCCGTCGTCTGTACGACTACGTCTCGTACAAGGGCGAGGGACGCGGGATTCAGGTTAAGCAGGTAAACCCGAAGAACACGTCCCGACGGTGCTCGTCGTGTGGGTTCACCCACGAGGACAACCGCCCGTCGCAGGACACCTTCCGCTGTCAGTCCTGTGGATACGAGAACCACGCGGACTACAACGCAGCGAAGAACATCGGCTATCGCCTCCTTCGCAACCAAACTGGCGGCGAAGGAGGCGCACCCGTAGGCGTGCGCTTGAACACCGGGATGCTGAACGCGAACGGGATCAAACCCGTACCAGATTCGGTTAGAGCGGGAGTCCATGGTGAAAGTCCGCCTCTTTAG
- a CDS encoding DUF6735 family protein, producing MGHRALVAYERTDRQYTLHYSHWGAANLKLKHRISAETPFGGDDTDSKWAKQLLAELADGLEAEAVDGYLAGEDRPSTVVEPKPRATGLTLDEIVADHLDYLHHEAFFVVSTTFEVTAYRTLWFGLQYDSETVEQGETVGNGALATVRWYDGDPVGDGHLQGQFAALKDVVGDMLDKGVFTPSTARQYLKRKLAERVGDRQQLLIPTGESPFEKASLNHS from the coding sequence ATGGGACACCGCGCGCTCGTTGCGTACGAACGCACAGACAGACAGTACACGCTCCACTACAGCCATTGGGGCGCAGCGAACCTGAAGCTCAAGCACCGAATCTCGGCTGAGACGCCGTTCGGTGGCGACGACACTGACTCCAAGTGGGCGAAACAGCTGCTGGCGGAACTGGCCGATGGCCTCGAGGCAGAAGCCGTCGACGGCTACCTCGCCGGCGAGGACCGGCCGTCGACGGTCGTCGAGCCGAAGCCCCGCGCCACCGGGCTCACCCTCGACGAGATCGTCGCTGACCATCTCGACTACCTCCACCACGAGGCGTTCTTCGTGGTGTCGACGACGTTCGAGGTGACCGCCTACCGGACGCTGTGGTTCGGACTCCAGTACGACTCGGAGACGGTCGAACAGGGAGAGACGGTCGGGAACGGTGCGCTCGCGACGGTGCGCTGGTACGACGGCGATCCGGTTGGCGATGGCCACCTACAGGGACAGTTCGCGGCCCTCAAAGACGTCGTCGGCGATATGCTCGACAAGGGCGTCTTCACGCCGTCGACGGCGAGGCAGTACCTGAAACGGAAGCTCGCCGAGCGGGTCGGAGACCGGCAGCAGCTGCTCATCCCGACCGGAGAATCACCCTTTGAGAAGGCGAGCCTCAACCACTCCTAG